In the Mauremys mutica isolate MM-2020 ecotype Southern chromosome 13, ASM2049712v1, whole genome shotgun sequence genome, one interval contains:
- the LOC123347338 gene encoding olfactory receptor 6F1-like → MAGTKIRNQTNVQEFILLGFPGTWYFRMALAVLFSVMYILTILGNVSIIALVRTHPRLQTPMYFFLCNLSFLEIWLTTACVPKAIGIMLGTSQTISFTECLLQLFFLLSMGSTECFLLAVMAYDRYLAICHPLRYSSLMNRTFSAQLALASCLCGFLAISVLVSLISRLPFCGPNVINHFICDIDSWIALSCADMRLVEMATFIDSFIVVTVSFAITVVSYIFIISTILRIPAAQGWQKAFSTCSAHLTVVMIWYGSAIFLFLMPSAQNSLDLNKIVNIFNTIVTPLLNPFIYTLRNKEVKEALRKTVSGILSGFRKVEISSK, encoded by the coding sequence ATGGCTGGCACAAAAATAAGAAATCAAACCAACGTGCAGGAGTTTATCTTACTGGGCTTTCCCGGCACTTGGTATTTCCGGATGGCCCTTGCTGTGCTGTTTTCTGTGATGTACATCCTAACGATCCTAGGGAATGTGTCCATCATAGCCCTAGTGAGGACTCACCCACGGCTCcaaacccccatgtacttcttcctctgCAATCTCTCCTTCCTGGAGATCTGGTTAACAACAGCATGTGTCCCCAAGGCCATTGGCATCATGCTGGGCACAAGCCAAACCATCTCTTTCACTGAATGCCTCCTGCAATTGTTTTTTCTCCTCTCCATGGGCTCCACAGAATGTTTCCTCCTGGCCGTCATGGCCTATGACCGCTATCTGGCCATATGCCACCCATTGCGCTACAGCTCCCTCATGAACAGAACTTTCTCTGCTCAGCTGGCCCTCGCCTCTTGCCTGTGTGGTTTCCTGGCTATCTCAGTGCTAGTGTCTCTAATATCCAGGTTGCCTTTCTGTGGCCCAAATGTCATCAATCATTTTATTTGTGACATAGATTCCTGGATAGCCCTTTCCTGTGCTGATATGCGCCTTGTTGAGATGGCAACATTCATCGACTCATTCATTGTTGTCACAGTCTCATTTGCAATAACCGTGGTCTCCTACATTTTCATTATCTCCACTATCTTGAGAATCCCTGCAGCCCAAGGctggcaaaaggccttttccacttgTTCGGCCCATCTCACTGTCGTGATGATCTGGTACGGCTCtgccatttttctttttctcatgCCGTCTGCTCAGAACTCACTGGATTTGAACAAAATTGTCAACATCTTTAACACCATAGTAACTCCACTATTAAATCCTTTCATTTACACTCTCAGAAACAAGGAGGTGAAGGAAGCCTTGAGAAAGACAGTCAGTGGAATATTAAGTGGTTTTAGAAAAGTAGAAATTTCATCAAAATGA